Proteins found in one Amycolatopsis umgeniensis genomic segment:
- the iolD gene encoding 3D-(3,5/4)-trihydroxycyclohexane-1,2-dione acylhydrolase (decyclizing) encodes MKLTTAQALVRWLLAQRSETLDGREVPLFPGVFAIFGHGNVLGLGTALEEYRNELPLWRGQTEQGMALAAVGYAKATHRRQVGVVTSSIGPGALNMVTAAGVAHANRLPVLLLPGDTFTSRAPDPVLQQVEHFGDPTATVNDAFRAVSRYFDRITRPEQLLATLPQVARVLTDPADAGPVTLALPQDVQVETYDFPDELFAPVTHRPPRPRPDRRTLTEAAGALRAARKPLLVLGGGVRYSGAGERALAFAERHGIPVAETTAGRTLVPHGHPLHAGPLGVTGSASANVLAAEADVVLAVGTRLQDFTTASWTVFSSDVRLITLNAARFDAVKHGALAVVGDADAGLADLAAQLESWRVDPLWTERAAAERGRWDEHIDSLRAVSGEVPTYAQVVGAVNELSEPQDYVMTASGGMPGELIGGWRGSGSVSMDVEYGFSCMGYELAGAWGAAMAHTGGLVTTMLGDGSYLMLNSELFSAAFAGHPFVAVVCDNDGYAVIARLQEGQGGKPFNNFLADCRSAHASPPRVDFARHAESLGCSVFTASSSDDVRAAYAKAREAAVAEKRPAVVVVRTQPNSWTEAGAWWEVGVPEHLSGREGLDDGKSGQVRYLKS; translated from the coding sequence ATGAAACTGACCACGGCACAGGCCCTGGTGCGCTGGCTGCTCGCGCAGCGGTCGGAAACCCTGGACGGACGGGAGGTCCCGTTGTTCCCCGGGGTGTTCGCGATCTTCGGGCACGGCAACGTCCTCGGCCTCGGCACCGCGCTCGAGGAGTACCGCAACGAGCTTCCCCTGTGGCGCGGGCAGACCGAACAGGGCATGGCGCTCGCGGCGGTCGGCTACGCCAAAGCGACACACCGGCGCCAGGTCGGCGTGGTGACGTCGTCGATCGGGCCGGGCGCGCTGAACATGGTCACCGCGGCCGGGGTCGCGCACGCCAACCGGCTGCCGGTGCTGCTGCTCCCCGGCGACACCTTCACCAGCCGCGCGCCGGATCCGGTGCTGCAGCAGGTGGAGCATTTCGGCGATCCGACGGCCACGGTCAACGACGCCTTCCGCGCGGTGAGCCGGTACTTCGATCGGATCACCAGACCGGAACAGCTGCTGGCGACGCTGCCGCAGGTCGCCAGGGTGCTGACCGATCCGGCGGACGCGGGCCCGGTGACACTGGCGCTGCCCCAGGACGTCCAGGTCGAGACCTACGACTTCCCGGACGAGCTGTTCGCGCCGGTGACCCATCGCCCACCGCGCCCGCGTCCCGATCGCCGGACCCTCACCGAGGCGGCGGGCGCGCTACGGGCGGCGCGGAAACCGTTGCTGGTGCTCGGAGGTGGCGTCCGGTACTCCGGCGCCGGTGAGCGCGCGCTGGCCTTCGCGGAACGGCACGGCATCCCGGTCGCCGAGACCACGGCCGGACGCACGCTGGTCCCCCACGGGCATCCGCTGCACGCCGGACCGCTCGGTGTCACCGGCTCGGCCTCCGCGAACGTCCTGGCCGCCGAGGCCGACGTCGTACTGGCCGTCGGCACCCGTTTGCAGGACTTCACCACGGCTTCCTGGACGGTGTTCTCTTCCGACGTCCGGCTGATCACCCTGAACGCCGCCCGGTTCGACGCGGTCAAGCACGGTGCGCTGGCCGTCGTGGGCGACGCCGACGCGGGTCTCGCGGATCTGGCCGCGCAGCTGGAAAGCTGGCGGGTAGATCCTTTGTGGACGGAACGCGCGGCGGCGGAACGCGGCCGGTGGGACGAGCACATCGACTCGCTGCGCGCCGTTTCCGGCGAAGTGCCGACGTACGCCCAGGTCGTCGGCGCGGTCAACGAACTCTCCGAGCCGCAGGACTACGTGATGACCGCGTCCGGCGGGATGCCGGGGGAACTGATCGGCGGCTGGCGCGGGTCGGGATCGGTCAGCATGGACGTCGAGTACGGGTTCTCGTGCATGGGTTACGAACTCGCGGGCGCGTGGGGCGCCGCGATGGCGCATACCGGTGGCCTGGTCACCACGATGCTCGGCGACGGCTCGTATCTGATGCTGAACTCGGAACTGTTCTCCGCCGCCTTCGCCGGGCATCCGTTCGTGGCGGTGGTCTGCGACAACGACGGCTACGCGGTCATCGCCCGGCTGCAAGAGGGCCAAGGCGGCAAGCCGTTCAACAACTTCCTCGCCGACTGCCGGAGCGCGCACGCGTCGCCGCCTCGGGTCGACTTCGCGCGACATGCGGAGTCACTGGGCTGCTCGGTCTTCACCGCGTCCTCTTCGGACGATGTGCGGGCGGCTTACGCGAAGGCTCGGGAAGCCGCGGTGGCGGAGAAGCGGCCCGCGGTCGTCGTGGTCCGGACTCAGCCGAACTCGTGGACCGAGGCCGGTGCCTGGTGGGAGGTCGGCGTCCCCGAGCATCTTTCCGGGCGGGAAGGCCTCGACGACGGCAAGTCGGGGCAGGTGCGGTATCTGAAGAGCTAG
- a CDS encoding NAD(P)-dependent oxidoreductase — translation MTETVAVLGTGIIGAPVARNLSKAGFTVRAWNRTAAKAEALAGDGVQVAASAAEAAEGAPVVITVLTDGPAVLEAIRAAAPAAGTIWVQLSTVGDAVDDLIAYADEQGLVFVDAPVQGTRQPAEQGQLIVLAAGAVEAREIVQPLFDAIGKRTRWVGEDGRSGAASRLKLVLNTWVIALTHGVGEALALAEGLGVDPRHFVDVVTGGPMDNGYFQGKSAAILKNDYTTAFSVDNAEKDARLVLEAAGRAGVRMDVVEAGRARFARASEAGHGDEDMAAGYFASFDK, via the coding sequence ATGACGGAGACCGTCGCGGTACTCGGCACCGGAATCATCGGTGCCCCGGTGGCCCGCAACCTGAGCAAGGCCGGATTCACGGTCCGGGCCTGGAATCGCACCGCGGCCAAGGCCGAAGCCCTGGCGGGCGACGGTGTCCAGGTCGCGGCGAGCGCCGCGGAGGCGGCCGAGGGTGCGCCGGTCGTGATCACGGTCCTCACCGACGGTCCGGCGGTCCTGGAGGCGATCCGTGCCGCCGCCCCCGCCGCGGGCACGATCTGGGTGCAGCTCAGCACCGTCGGCGACGCTGTCGACGATCTGATCGCCTATGCCGACGAGCAGGGCCTCGTCTTCGTCGACGCGCCGGTGCAGGGCACCCGCCAGCCCGCCGAACAGGGCCAGTTGATCGTGCTGGCGGCCGGCGCGGTCGAGGCGCGCGAGATCGTCCAGCCGCTGTTCGACGCGATCGGCAAGCGCACTCGGTGGGTCGGCGAGGACGGCCGCTCCGGTGCGGCGAGCCGGCTCAAACTGGTACTGAACACCTGGGTGATCGCGCTGACCCACGGTGTCGGCGAGGCGCTGGCGCTGGCCGAAGGCCTGGGTGTCGACCCGCGGCATTTCGTCGACGTCGTCACCGGCGGCCCGATGGACAACGGCTACTTCCAGGGCAAATCCGCCGCGATCCTCAAGAACGACTACACCACCGCGTTCTCGGTCGACAACGCCGAGAAGGACGCCAGGCTGGTACTCGAGGCCGCGGGTCGCGCGGGTGTCCGGATGGACGTCGTCGAGGCCGGGCGGGCCCGCTTCGCCCGCGCGTCCGAGGCCGGGCACGGTGACGAGGACATGGCGGCGGGGTACTTCGCCAGCTTCGACAAATAG
- a CDS encoding TetR/AcrR family transcriptional regulator, with protein MPRPKGFDPTEVLDAAVGTFWRKGYAATSAQDLVESTGLGRGSLYNTFSSKQQLFKEALRRYEETSATRVEEMLAAPGTIRQRIRRVLTDVVDDEMDSSAGHRGCLAVNAALELGGIDDEITARVRHNFERVENAFHVEFAAARQEGEIGENKDPRALAQFTLAAMYGLRVLGKTADRQALTQVVETTIQAF; from the coding sequence ATGCCCCGTCCGAAGGGATTCGATCCCACCGAGGTGCTCGACGCAGCCGTCGGCACTTTCTGGCGCAAGGGGTACGCGGCCACGTCGGCCCAGGACCTGGTCGAGAGCACCGGCCTCGGCCGGGGAAGCCTCTACAACACGTTCTCGAGCAAGCAGCAGCTGTTCAAGGAGGCTCTGCGCCGTTACGAGGAAACGTCCGCCACGCGCGTCGAGGAGATGCTGGCCGCCCCGGGAACCATCCGGCAGCGGATCAGGCGTGTCCTGACGGACGTGGTCGACGACGAGATGGACTCCTCGGCAGGGCACCGAGGCTGCCTCGCCGTCAACGCCGCCCTGGAACTCGGCGGGATCGACGACGAGATCACCGCCCGCGTCCGTCACAACTTCGAACGGGTGGAGAACGCGTTCCACGTCGAGTTCGCCGCCGCGAGGCAGGAGGGCGAGATCGGCGAGAACAAGGATCCGCGTGCCCTGGCCCAGTTCACCCTCGCGGCGATGTACGGCCTGCGGGTGCTGGGCAAGACCGCGGACCGGCAGGCGCTCACCCAAGTCGTCGAAACCACCATCCAGGCGTTCTGA
- a CDS encoding arylmalonate decarboxylase has protein sequence MTDSLGPRLKVGVVVPSTNTSAQPELDAMRPDGVTNHTGRMVIDDDSMVDAPGFDRVMRGIRTSTHPAIESVTGCDPDCVIIGVSPESYWQGPGSHGRVLDAMRKAAGGRPVAMSPDAINAALSAYDARRIAVITPYLPVGDDSVSSFFSGSGYDLLRLQGLGRPSPAKISHVSETELRDAVKAIDSADVEAIVQVGTNVAMARVAAAAEFWLGKPVIANNTVLYWYALRQNGIADPVRGFGSLLAAH, from the coding sequence GTGACTGACTCTCTCGGTCCCCGCCTCAAGGTCGGCGTCGTCGTCCCGTCCACGAACACCTCGGCCCAGCCGGAACTGGACGCGATGCGGCCCGACGGCGTCACCAACCACACCGGCCGGATGGTCATCGACGACGACTCGATGGTCGACGCGCCCGGCTTCGATCGCGTGATGCGCGGTATCCGCACGTCGACCCACCCGGCGATCGAGAGTGTCACCGGCTGCGACCCCGATTGCGTGATCATCGGGGTCTCACCGGAGAGCTACTGGCAGGGGCCGGGGTCGCACGGCCGGGTCCTCGACGCGATGCGGAAGGCCGCGGGCGGGCGGCCGGTGGCGATGAGCCCGGACGCGATCAACGCCGCGCTCTCGGCGTACGACGCCCGCAGGATCGCGGTCATCACGCCGTATCTGCCGGTCGGCGACGACTCGGTGAGCAGCTTCTTCTCCGGCAGCGGCTACGACCTGCTGAGGCTCCAGGGCCTCGGCAGGCCGAGCCCGGCCAAGATCTCCCACGTGTCCGAGACCGAACTCCGGGACGCGGTCAAGGCGATCGACAGCGCCGACGTCGAGGCCATCGTCCAGGTCGGCACCAACGTCGCCATGGCCCGCGTCGCCGCGGCCGCCGAGTTCTGGCTCGGCAAACCCGTCATCGCGAACAACACCGTGCTGTATTGGTACGCCCTGCGCCAAAACGGGATCGCCGACCCCGTGCGCGGCTTCGGCTCCCTGCTGGCGGCGCACTGA